One genomic window of Streptomyces sp. WP-1 includes the following:
- a CDS encoding DUF6445 family protein, whose translation MPPQPPPRMPAARPSGALPVLPYRKPTKGRDYWVLDDVLPDVDAVRARCLAKDDWVEGYPYTSETWPGLRAMPGLEPAELAVIERLVRKATGAKELWVQEAPGGGTLNHNCVQVVGAGESEPRPHTDSRALCRYAAVLYLNPGVPKDCGTSFYRQHLPGGRLGGNVVQAPHTNLVEALGTRFVAPDAFEEDVRVPHRYNRLLLYNANLVHSATGYTGATLEEKRMTAVFFWMA comes from the coding sequence ATGCCCCCACAGCCACCTCCCAGGATGCCCGCGGCCCGCCCCTCGGGCGCACTGCCCGTGCTGCCCTACCGCAAGCCCACCAAGGGCCGCGACTACTGGGTCCTGGACGACGTCCTGCCCGACGTGGACGCCGTACGCGCGCGCTGTCTGGCCAAGGACGACTGGGTCGAGGGCTACCCGTACACCTCCGAGACCTGGCCGGGGCTGCGCGCCATGCCGGGGCTCGAACCCGCCGAACTCGCCGTCATCGAACGGCTGGTGAGGAAGGCGACCGGCGCCAAGGAGCTGTGGGTGCAGGAGGCGCCCGGCGGCGGCACGCTCAACCACAACTGCGTGCAGGTCGTCGGCGCGGGCGAGAGCGAGCCCCGCCCGCACACCGACTCGCGCGCGCTGTGCCGGTACGCGGCCGTGCTGTACCTCAACCCGGGCGTCCCCAAGGACTGCGGCACCAGCTTCTACCGCCAGCACCTGCCCGGCGGCCGGCTCGGCGGCAATGTCGTCCAGGCCCCGCACACCAACCTGGTCGAGGCCCTCGGCACCCGCTTCGTCGCCCCGGACGCCTTCGAGGAGGACGTCCGCGTCCCGCACAGGTACAACCGGCTGCTGCTCTACAACGCCAACCTCGTGCACAGCGCGACCGGTTACACCGGCGCCACGCTGGAGGAGAAGCGCATGACGGCCGTCTTCTTCTGGATGGCCTGA
- a CDS encoding glycoside hydrolase family 13 protein: MADLSSRNPDWWRQAVIYQVYPRSFADADGDGLGDLKGITRRLDHLGTLGVDALWLSPFYPSELADGGYDVADHRDVDPRLGSLDDFDALVAEAHRLGLKVVVDLVPNHTSHQHPWFQEALRAGPGSAARERYVFRPGRGTRGELPPSDWQSVFGGSAWHRVPDGEWYLHLFAAEQPDLNWDDEEVRADFRTTLRFWSDRGVDGFRVDVAHGLAKELTEPLRDIGDIGASGETALLRVPAGDHPYWDRDEVHEIYRDWRKVFDAYRPPRSAVAEAWVPGPRRALYARPDELGQAFNFEYLEAGWSAAELRRVITEELATARAAGAAATWVLSNHDVVRHHSRLMLPPGTDPGAWLLSGGHAPAVDREAGLRRGRAATLLMLALPGSSYLYQGEELGLPEVADLPTEVLQDPIWEQTGHVRKGRDGCRVPLPWTADGPSYGFGPGGAWLPQPPGFAAYAVEAQSGVEGSTLELYRTALRLRRKLLDGESLIWSTNSPEGVLDFRRCEDWRCVVNLGAEPVPMPAGEVLLSSAPLSGDGGLPPDTTVWLG, from the coding sequence ATGGCAGACCTCTCCTCCAGGAACCCCGACTGGTGGCGGCAGGCCGTCATCTACCAGGTGTATCCGCGCAGCTTCGCCGACGCCGACGGGGACGGACTCGGGGACCTCAAGGGCATCACCCGGCGCCTGGACCATCTCGGGACGCTCGGCGTGGACGCCCTGTGGCTGAGCCCGTTCTACCCGTCCGAACTCGCCGACGGGGGGTACGACGTCGCCGACCACCGGGACGTCGACCCGCGCCTGGGCAGCCTGGACGACTTCGACGCCCTGGTCGCCGAGGCGCACCGGCTGGGCCTGAAGGTCGTGGTGGACCTCGTGCCCAACCACACCTCCCACCAGCACCCGTGGTTCCAGGAGGCGCTGCGGGCCGGGCCCGGCTCCGCCGCCCGCGAGCGGTACGTCTTCCGTCCCGGCCGGGGCACCCGGGGCGAACTCCCGCCCTCCGACTGGCAGTCCGTCTTCGGCGGCAGCGCCTGGCACCGGGTGCCCGACGGCGAGTGGTACCTGCATCTGTTCGCCGCCGAACAGCCCGACCTCAACTGGGACGACGAGGAGGTGCGCGCCGACTTCCGCACCACCCTGCGGTTCTGGTCCGACCGGGGCGTGGACGGCTTCCGCGTGGACGTGGCGCACGGCCTGGCCAAGGAGCTGACCGAACCGCTGCGCGACATCGGCGACATCGGCGCCTCCGGGGAGACCGCGCTGCTCCGCGTCCCGGCCGGCGACCACCCCTACTGGGACCGTGACGAGGTGCACGAGATCTACCGCGACTGGCGCAAGGTCTTCGACGCCTACCGGCCACCGCGCAGCGCCGTCGCCGAAGCCTGGGTCCCCGGCCCCCGCCGCGCCCTGTACGCCCGTCCCGACGAACTCGGCCAGGCGTTCAACTTCGAGTACCTGGAGGCCGGTTGGAGCGCGGCGGAGCTGCGCCGTGTCATCACCGAGGAGCTGGCCACCGCGCGGGCCGCGGGCGCCGCCGCCACCTGGGTGCTGTCCAACCACGACGTCGTACGGCACCACTCCCGGCTGATGCTCCCGCCCGGCACCGACCCCGGCGCCTGGCTGCTGTCCGGCGGTCACGCGCCCGCCGTCGACCGGGAGGCGGGCCTGCGCCGGGGGCGGGCCGCGACCCTGCTGATGCTGGCGCTGCCCGGCTCCTCGTACCTCTACCAGGGGGAGGAACTCGGTCTGCCCGAGGTCGCCGACCTGCCCACCGAGGTGCTCCAGGACCCGATCTGGGAGCAGACCGGGCATGTCCGCAAGGGGCGCGACGGATGCCGGGTGCCGCTGCCGTGGACGGCGGACGGGCCGTCGTACGGCTTCGGGCCCGGCGGTGCCTGGCTGCCGCAGCCGCCCGGGTTCGCGGCGTACGCCGTCGAGGCGCAGAGCGGCGTCGAGGGCTCGACGCTGGAGCTGTACCGCACCGCGCTGCGGCTGCGCCGCAAGCTGCTCGACGGGGAGTCGCTCATCTGGTCGACCAACTCCCCTGAGGGAGTACTGGACTTCCGCCGCTGCGAGGACTGGCGGTGCGTCGTCAACCTGGGGGCGGAGCCGGTGCCGATGCCCGCCGGGGAAGTGCTCCTGAGCAGCGCGCCGCTGTCCGGGGACGGGGGGCTGCCGCCGGACACCACGGTCTGGCTCGGCTGA
- a CDS encoding nucleoside hydrolase: protein MPGRPVPVIMDCDTGVDDALALLFAVRHPGIELRAVSCVAGNTDVDGVVRNTLTVLEQAGAPEIPVARGAGRPLLEPARPATHVHGADGMGDLGLPAPARRPADVDAVTLLRREILASPRPVTLVPTAPLTNIALLLRTHPEVTRNIERIVFMGGAVEVGNATPVAEFNVWHDPEAAAVLLTAGVPITMYGLDVFRQVVVEAEEVRRLRASGDRAARLAGELLAHRPAAQGEPPGAEEAGGLGDAGAVCAVADPGGLTTRLLPVEVALAPGPGRGQTIVDRRPRPGEAEIHHGARERPLIDVALAVDARRYARLYLETVGRP, encoded by the coding sequence ATGCCCGGCCGTCCCGTGCCCGTGATCATGGACTGTGACACCGGGGTCGACGACGCCCTCGCGCTGCTGTTCGCCGTGCGGCACCCCGGGATCGAGCTGCGGGCGGTGAGCTGCGTGGCCGGGAACACCGATGTGGACGGGGTGGTGCGCAACACGCTGACCGTGCTGGAGCAGGCCGGGGCGCCGGAGATCCCCGTGGCGCGCGGGGCCGGGCGGCCGCTGCTGGAGCCGGCCCGGCCCGCCACCCATGTGCACGGGGCGGACGGCATGGGGGACCTGGGGCTGCCCGCCCCGGCCCGGCGGCCCGCCGACGTGGACGCGGTCACCCTGCTGCGCCGGGAGATCCTCGCCTCGCCCCGCCCGGTCACCCTCGTCCCCACCGCGCCGCTGACCAACATCGCGCTGCTGCTGCGCACCCACCCCGAGGTGACCCGCAACATCGAGCGGATCGTCTTCATGGGCGGCGCGGTCGAGGTCGGGAACGCCACGCCCGTCGCGGAGTTCAACGTCTGGCACGACCCGGAGGCGGCCGCCGTGCTGCTCACCGCCGGGGTGCCGATCACGATGTACGGCCTGGACGTGTTCCGGCAGGTGGTGGTGGAGGCCGAGGAGGTGCGGAGGCTGCGGGCGAGCGGGGACCGCGCGGCGCGGCTGGCCGGGGAACTGCTCGCGCACCGTCCGGCCGCCCAGGGCGAGCCGCCCGGGGCGGAGGAGGCGGGCGGGCTCGGCGACGCGGGCGCGGTGTGCGCGGTCGCCGACCCGGGGGGACTGACCACCCGGCTGCTGCCGGTCGAGGTCGCCCTCGCGCCCGGACCGGGCCGCGGGCAGACGATCGTCGACCGGCGGCCCCGGCCGGGCGAGGCCGAGATCCATCACGGCGCGCGTGAACGGCCGCTGATCGACGTCGCGTTGGCGGTCGACGCCCGCCGGTACGCGCGGCTGTACCTGGAGACGGTCGGGCGGCCCTGA
- a CDS encoding helix-turn-helix domain-containing protein, with product MRERDDPETVGRRVQRLRAERGLTQRQLAEPAYTPAYISTLEAGRVRASDEALRHIARRLGVSFEELALGRPAHLATELRLRLTEARRTLAAGRAEEAAGRYTELLAEAEAHGLAGEQAAALLGLGECALETGELASAHTHFERAEERLADASPAARAPAVRGRAVAHYLAGELRYAVYLLETTLDELNRGGLSDPDALLLLYASVIGPYLDMGAHARAAQAAEFALALAPRAGDPALIARMHRSVARTLLAEGRPAEADASLAKAAELYRQLQLRTELANCHWMRGYVQAQNGQLEAAEAELRQALAMLSETSAALYRSQAAVELADVLHRLGRSTEAAALLEGVLGDFSSERGAMHAAAAHRLLGIIAEDARDTESAEEHYVRALSLLERAGAAGDLADLCRLLGDLLRRTGRTEAALDAYRTGLGHRTTPGTTTLGPAPAQPPL from the coding sequence GTGCGTGAGCGGGACGATCCGGAGACGGTGGGGCGGCGGGTGCAGCGGCTGCGCGCGGAGCGCGGGCTGACCCAGCGCCAGCTGGCCGAACCGGCCTACACACCGGCGTACATCTCCACCCTGGAGGCGGGCCGGGTGCGCGCCTCCGACGAGGCGCTGCGGCACATCGCGCGGCGGCTCGGCGTGAGCTTCGAGGAACTGGCCCTGGGCCGCCCCGCCCATCTCGCCACCGAGCTGCGGCTGCGGCTGACCGAGGCCCGGCGGACGCTCGCGGCCGGGCGGGCCGAGGAGGCGGCCGGACGGTACACCGAGCTGCTGGCCGAGGCGGAGGCGCACGGCCTGGCGGGCGAGCAGGCGGCCGCGCTGCTGGGCCTTGGCGAATGCGCCCTGGAGACGGGCGAGTTGGCGAGCGCGCACACCCACTTCGAGCGCGCCGAGGAACGCCTCGCGGACGCCTCCCCCGCGGCCCGCGCCCCCGCCGTGCGCGGCCGGGCGGTCGCCCACTACCTGGCGGGCGAACTCCGGTACGCCGTCTACCTGCTGGAGACCACCCTCGACGAACTCAACCGGGGTGGCCTGTCCGACCCGGACGCGCTGCTGCTCCTGTACGCCAGCGTCATCGGCCCCTACCTGGACATGGGCGCTCACGCGCGCGCCGCCCAGGCCGCCGAGTTCGCGCTCGCGCTCGCCCCGCGGGCCGGGGACCCGGCGCTGATCGCCCGGATGCACCGCTCGGTGGCCCGCACCCTGCTCGCCGAGGGCCGCCCCGCCGAGGCCGACGCCTCCCTCGCCAAGGCCGCCGAGCTGTACCGCCAGCTCCAGCTGCGCACCGAGCTGGCCAACTGCCACTGGATGCGCGGCTATGTGCAGGCGCAGAACGGGCAACTGGAGGCTGCGGAAGCGGAGTTGCGGCAGGCGCTCGCCATGCTCTCCGAGACCAGCGCCGCGCTCTACCGCAGCCAGGCCGCGGTGGAACTGGCCGATGTGCTGCACCGCCTGGGCCGCTCCACGGAGGCCGCCGCGCTCCTGGAGGGGGTGCTGGGCGACTTCTCCTCCGAACGCGGCGCGATGCACGCCGCCGCCGCGCACCGGCTCCTCGGCATCATCGCCGAGGACGCCCGCGACACCGAGTCCGCCGAGGAGCACTACGTCCGCGCCCTCAGCCTCCTGGAACGCGCGGGCGCCGCGGGCGATCTGGCCGACCTCTGCCGCCTCCTGGGCGACCTGCTGCGCCGCACCGGCCGCACGGAGGCCGCCCTGGACGCCTACCGCACGGGCCTCGGCCACCGCACCACCCCCGGCACCACCACCCTGGGCCCGGCCCCGGCCCAGCCACCCCTCTGA